The Sphingobacterium bambusae genome includes a window with the following:
- the nrdE gene encoding class 1b ribonucleoside-diphosphate reductase subunit alpha has product MIKHDDEYSLHKDKEAVRAYFLEYVNKNTVFFYTLKEKIDYLIENNYYINFYESFTFEEIEKVFNFVHAKKFRFQSFMAAFKFFQSYALRDDSGEKFLERYEDRVVAVALFLARKEGVQKAIEYAEIMINQEYQPATPTFLNAGKKRSGELVSCFLDEIGDNLNGIGYAVDSAMKLSSIGGGVSFNISKIRARGEAIKGVEGRAGGVLPIMKIMEDTFSYANQLGQRPGAGAVYLNIFHSDIEEFLDCKKINVDEKVRIKSLSIGIIVPDKFMELAEKDEACYLIYPHTVMQEYGQYLDELDMDKMYDELITNPNVKKKRINARHLLVRIAQTQKESGYPYIFFKENTNKAHALNGLGKVKFSNLCTEIMQVSEVSDINIYGQEDTIRYGISCNLGSLNIATVMDNKRIKETVKTAMRTLTVVTDVTNIDMVPSIAKANRELHSVGLGAMNLHGFLAKSFIMYESTEALDFANTFFMMMNYYSLEASMEIAKERGKTFTGFEKSAYADGSYFDRYTEREYQPTTDKVKELFEGINIPTSQDWENLKAQIKEHGIYHAYRLAIAPNQSTSYIMNATASVMPVVDIIEVREYGDSTTYYPMPYLTNDNYFYFKSAYDMDQFKVLKLISVIQRHIDQGVSTILHTNSKDSTRDLAKYYIYAHKIGLKSLYYTRTRKSTVEECISCSA; this is encoded by the coding sequence ATGATTAAGCATGATGACGAGTACAGCTTACATAAAGACAAAGAAGCTGTGCGCGCCTATTTCCTGGAATACGTGAATAAAAACACGGTTTTCTTTTACACGCTAAAAGAAAAGATCGACTATTTAATAGAAAACAACTATTACATCAATTTCTACGAGTCCTTTACATTCGAAGAGATTGAAAAGGTGTTTAACTTCGTTCACGCGAAAAAATTCCGTTTCCAATCCTTTATGGCGGCTTTTAAATTTTTCCAAAGTTACGCCTTGCGTGATGACTCTGGAGAAAAATTCTTAGAACGCTACGAAGACCGTGTGGTGGCGGTTGCTCTTTTCCTAGCACGTAAAGAAGGTGTACAAAAAGCTATCGAGTACGCCGAGATCATGATCAATCAAGAATATCAACCTGCTACCCCGACATTCTTGAACGCTGGTAAGAAACGTTCTGGAGAGTTGGTATCTTGCTTTTTAGATGAGATTGGTGACAACCTTAACGGTATTGGATATGCTGTAGATTCTGCCATGAAGCTTTCTTCTATCGGGGGAGGTGTATCGTTCAATATTTCTAAAATACGTGCTCGCGGCGAAGCGATCAAAGGTGTAGAAGGCCGCGCGGGCGGAGTTCTTCCGATCATGAAGATCATGGAGGATACCTTCTCGTATGCCAATCAATTGGGCCAACGCCCTGGTGCCGGTGCCGTATACCTTAATATCTTCCATTCAGATATCGAAGAATTTTTGGATTGTAAAAAAATCAATGTCGATGAGAAAGTGCGCATTAAGTCTCTTTCCATCGGTATCATCGTGCCCGATAAGTTTATGGAACTTGCGGAAAAAGACGAGGCTTGTTACCTCATCTACCCACACACGGTTATGCAAGAATATGGTCAATATCTGGATGAATTGGATATGGACAAGATGTACGATGAATTGATCACCAATCCGAATGTCAAGAAAAAGAGAATCAACGCACGCCACCTATTGGTTCGTATTGCACAAACGCAAAAAGAATCGGGCTATCCATACATCTTTTTCAAAGAAAACACCAACAAGGCACATGCCTTGAATGGTTTGGGTAAAGTGAAATTCTCCAATCTGTGTACCGAAATCATGCAGGTTTCTGAAGTATCGGACATCAATATTTATGGGCAGGAAGACACCATCCGTTACGGTATTTCCTGTAATTTGGGTTCGTTGAATATCGCTACAGTGATGGACAACAAACGCATCAAAGAGACTGTAAAAACGGCGATGCGAACCTTGACCGTGGTAACAGACGTGACCAACATCGATATGGTACCCTCCATTGCAAAAGCAAACAGGGAGCTACACTCGGTTGGTCTTGGGGCTATGAACCTACACGGTTTCTTAGCGAAAAGCTTCATCATGTATGAATCTACAGAGGCATTGGATTTTGCCAACACCTTCTTCATGATGATGAATTACTATTCGCTAGAAGCATCTATGGAAATTGCCAAAGAAAGAGGCAAAACGTTCACAGGCTTTGAAAAATCTGCCTACGCAGACGGTTCATATTTTGATCGTTATACAGAACGTGAATACCAACCAACGACCGATAAGGTAAAAGAACTTTTTGAAGGTATCAACATCCCGACAAGCCAAGACTGGGAAAACCTGAAAGCACAGATTAAAGAGCACGGTATTTACCATGCTTACCGTTTAGCCATTGCGCCAAATCAGTCCACATCCTACATCATGAATGCTACGGCTTCTGTTATGCCTGTCGTGGATATTATTGAAGTACGCGAATATGGTGATAGTACAACCTATTATCCAATGCCTTATTTGACGAACGACAACTACTTCTACTTCAAGTCGGCTTACGATATGGATCAGTTTAAAGTATTGAAATTGATTTCCGTAATACAGCGTCACATTGATCAAGGGGTATCCACCATCCTGCATACCAATTCCAAAGATTCTACACGTGATTTAGCTAAATATTACATTTATGCGCACAAAATAGGATTGAAATCATTGTACTACACTCGTACACGGAAATCTACCGTAGAAGAATGTATTTCTTGTTCAGCATAG
- a CDS encoding thioredoxin family protein, which translates to MARIIKFEKNDCAPCAQVSAYLDNKGITYETINPFDQPDLAAKFRIRTVPTVLVLDNEEVQQRIIGFKPEELAQIAL; encoded by the coding sequence ATGGCAAGAATCATTAAATTCGAAAAAAATGACTGTGCTCCATGCGCACAAGTGTCAGCTTACTTAGATAACAAAGGTATCACATACGAAACAATAAATCCTTTTGACCAACCTGATTTGGCAGCAAAATTCCGTATCAGAACAGTACCAACCGTGCTTGTGTTGGACAATGAGGAAGTACAACAACGTATCATCGGGTTTAAACCTGAAGAACTGGCGCAAATCGCCTTATAA
- a CDS encoding gluconate 2-dehydrogenase subunit 3 family protein: MDRRSAIKQLFVLAGGMMIATSCSTDGSASIALQHIKMSASDEALLAEIVEAIIPETDSPGAKTLKLHLFVMKMLDDCHSPEEQDQFLKGLKDAKKLSGKPAVEVLAYLQQLGAEDVFAKIAKQRTIQGYLNSEYVMKNKLIYELVPGRYNGAVKVKG; this comes from the coding sequence ATGGATAGAAGATCAGCCATCAAGCAGTTGTTTGTATTGGCAGGAGGGATGATGATTGCCACGTCTTGTTCGACGGATGGCAGTGCATCCATTGCACTCCAGCATATCAAGATGAGTGCATCAGATGAGGCCCTTCTTGCTGAAATCGTCGAAGCGATCATTCCCGAGACGGATAGTCCGGGTGCCAAAACACTCAAATTACATTTATTTGTGATGAAGATGTTGGATGATTGCCACAGCCCCGAAGAGCAGGATCAATTTTTAAAGGGACTGAAGGACGCAAAAAAGCTGTCTGGTAAGCCGGCAGTAGAGGTACTCGCCTATTTGCAGCAGCTGGGCGCGGAAGATGTTTTCGCCAAGATTGCAAAACAACGTACTATTCAGGGCTACCTGAACTCGGAGTATGTGATGAAGAATAAATTGATTTATGAATTGGTTCCAGGACGATATAATGGAGCGGTAAAAGTGAAGGGTTAA
- a CDS encoding GMC family oxidoreductase, with protein MANLNIDSEKERTYDAIVIGSGISGGWSAKELSERGLKTLVLERGRDVQHVKDYPTTNMYPWEFEHRGEMPYAVQQENPIVNRCYAFHEDAAHFFVKDKEHPYVQEKPFDWIRGYQVGGKSLLWARQTQRWSDFDFEGPLRDGFAVDWPIRYADLKPWYDYVERFAGIAGDRDGLPELPDGEFLPSYPLNVVEKYFKQKIEAKYPARKVISARCAHISKPEPIHIQQGRTQCQSRTLCQRGCPFGGYFSSNASTLPWAAKTGNMTLRPDSVVHSILYDEQKGRAIGVKVIDRNTKEEMDFYAKLIFVNAAAINTNLILLNSRSNRFPNGLGNDSETLGKYVAFHNYSARMYAEYEGLLDFKTDGRNPAGGGYIPRFRNLHKQETDYLRGYAAGFGAYRSANSDRSGLGEDLKNSLLNPKLGNWGVSSHMMGETIPKASNYVALDTKQQDDWGVPLLKIAIDYDDNDAKMKKDYLDTLEEMFVEAGFTNIRRDDRWQAPGLDIHEMGGARMGNDPKTSVLNKWNQMHTVPNVFVTDGASMTSTSTQNPSLTYMAFSARSVDYAIKEMKKGNI; from the coding sequence ATGGCAAATCTAAATATTGATTCGGAGAAGGAACGCACCTATGATGCGATCGTTATTGGTTCGGGTATAAGTGGTGGTTGGTCAGCCAAAGAGCTGAGCGAGCGTGGATTAAAGACGTTGGTGCTAGAGCGCGGTCGTGATGTGCAGCATGTGAAAGATTACCCAACGACAAATATGTATCCTTGGGAGTTTGAACATCGAGGTGAGATGCCTTATGCCGTTCAGCAGGAGAATCCTATCGTGAACCGTTGTTATGCCTTTCATGAAGATGCAGCGCATTTTTTTGTGAAAGACAAAGAGCATCCCTATGTTCAAGAGAAACCATTTGATTGGATTCGCGGGTATCAGGTCGGGGGCAAATCACTTTTGTGGGCACGCCAAACGCAGCGTTGGTCAGACTTCGATTTTGAAGGCCCTTTACGTGATGGTTTTGCCGTGGACTGGCCGATTCGCTATGCGGATTTAAAGCCTTGGTATGACTATGTGGAGCGTTTTGCCGGTATTGCCGGCGACCGTGATGGACTGCCGGAGTTGCCCGACGGTGAGTTTCTGCCGAGTTATCCGCTAAATGTAGTTGAAAAGTACTTCAAACAGAAAATTGAAGCTAAATATCCAGCGCGTAAAGTTATTTCAGCACGCTGTGCGCACATCTCCAAGCCTGAACCGATTCATATTCAGCAAGGGCGTACCCAATGTCAAAGCCGTACGCTTTGCCAGCGTGGATGTCCATTTGGTGGATACTTTAGCTCCAATGCTTCCACCTTGCCATGGGCGGCAAAGACCGGAAATATGACTTTACGCCCCGATTCCGTTGTACATTCCATCCTTTATGATGAGCAGAAGGGACGTGCCATTGGGGTGAAGGTCATTGATAGGAACACAAAGGAAGAAATGGACTTCTATGCCAAGTTGATCTTTGTGAATGCAGCAGCAATTAACACCAACTTGATCCTGCTTAACTCGCGCTCCAACCGTTTTCCAAATGGATTGGGTAACGATAGCGAAACCTTGGGTAAGTATGTCGCTTTCCACAATTATAGCGCACGGATGTATGCCGAATATGAAGGGCTATTAGACTTCAAAACCGATGGTCGTAATCCCGCTGGTGGAGGATATATCCCGCGTTTTCGCAATTTGCATAAACAGGAAACAGATTACCTACGAGGTTATGCTGCAGGGTTTGGCGCTTATCGATCGGCAAATTCGGACCGTAGCGGTTTGGGCGAAGATTTAAAAAATTCCCTATTGAACCCAAAACTTGGTAACTGGGGTGTCAGCTCGCATATGATGGGGGAAACGATTCCGAAAGCTTCCAACTACGTGGCGCTAGACACAAAACAGCAGGATGATTGGGGTGTGCCTTTGTTGAAAATCGCTATCGATTATGATGATAATGATGCCAAAATGAAGAAAGACTATCTCGATACCTTGGAAGAGATGTTCGTTGAGGCTGGATTTACGAACATTCGTCGAGACGATCGTTGGCAAGCACCAGGGTTGGATATCCACGAGATGGGTGGCGCGCGTATGGGGAATGACCCGAAAACGTCGGTGCTCAACAAATGGAATCAAATGCATACAGTGCCAAACGTTTTTGTGACGGATGGTGCCAGTATGACCTCGACCTCGACACAGAATCCATCACTCACGTACATGGCTTTCTCTGCAAGGTCTGTAGATTATGCGATCAAGGAAATGAAGAAGGGAAATATCTAA
- a CDS encoding RagB/SusD family nutrient uptake outer membrane protein, protein MNFKYIILGLSLSTTLCMSSCKDFLDENPRTDVGEADYYKTQGQAQENVNMLYRLGAPTFYGNANGAYQGPFASIPVMLTGYFENSYEGQEQINQYSRLLTRQQNTRIVSNRINEIWRTAFQAINIANSAIKNIPNIAMPDDAKATLIGEAKFFRAFNYFFMVKMFGGLPLSTDQYASLDQDFFLPRSSPEEVYEVIESDLIAAVETLPAGIFNSSGRRVNKNVAAMALANVYLQQNKFDEAVPYIDIVLQSGHTLTPNTDLAENSAFNKLRTSDLLDETIYAMEFDAVINPGGSWPTYGFTASANAIFDKYTIFERVYGPTNRFLNIYEEDDLRIKPNQYYHWSYTNPQNDKTWNGGTVAGVWAFVEEEALLNTGRSTKDRNIYRYAEALLIAAEVKARATGVATAAGHLAEVRARASTTGETVAQITAQLQGLSVDQFVQEVWKERLRELPLEFKMWDDCLRTGMFPNISATVKGQVTFQTLVGASNGSGAIFKPTDLVYPISMDELQRNPKLTQNEGYQAP, encoded by the coding sequence ATGAATTTTAAATATATCATATTAGGACTTAGTTTATCAACTACGTTGTGCATGAGTTCCTGTAAAGATTTTTTAGACGAAAATCCAAGAACTGACGTTGGTGAAGCCGACTACTACAAAACGCAGGGGCAAGCGCAAGAAAACGTCAATATGTTGTACCGTTTGGGTGCACCAACTTTTTATGGAAATGCTAACGGTGCATACCAAGGGCCGTTTGCATCAATTCCAGTCATGTTGACGGGCTATTTTGAAAATAGCTATGAAGGGCAAGAGCAGATCAATCAGTATTCTCGTTTGCTAACAAGACAGCAAAATACGCGCATCGTTTCAAACAGAATAAATGAAATTTGGCGTACTGCTTTTCAAGCTATTAATATAGCCAATAGTGCGATCAAGAATATTCCTAACATCGCAATGCCTGATGATGCGAAAGCGACATTAATTGGGGAGGCTAAATTCTTCCGGGCTTTCAACTACTTTTTTATGGTAAAAATGTTTGGGGGTTTACCTTTGTCTACTGATCAGTACGCAAGCTTAGATCAAGATTTCTTTTTGCCGCGCAGCTCCCCGGAAGAAGTTTATGAAGTAATTGAGTCCGATTTAATTGCTGCGGTGGAAACCTTGCCTGCAGGAATCTTTAATAGTAGTGGACGTCGTGTGAACAAAAATGTAGCGGCAATGGCTTTGGCTAATGTATACCTGCAGCAAAACAAATTTGACGAAGCAGTACCTTACATTGATATTGTCCTTCAGTCGGGTCACACATTAACCCCGAATACCGACCTAGCGGAAAATAGTGCCTTTAATAAATTGCGTACTTCGGATCTATTGGACGAAACCATATATGCTATGGAGTTTGATGCGGTGATTAATCCTGGTGGCTCATGGCCAACGTATGGTTTTACAGCCTCAGCTAACGCTATCTTCGATAAGTATACAATCTTTGAGCGTGTTTACGGTCCAACCAATCGTTTTTTGAATATATATGAAGAAGATGATTTGCGTATTAAGCCTAATCAGTACTACCATTGGTCGTATACTAATCCACAGAATGACAAAACGTGGAATGGGGGTACTGTTGCGGGGGTATGGGCATTTGTAGAAGAAGAAGCATTATTAAATACCGGTCGTTCGACGAAAGATCGTAATATTTATCGTTATGCGGAAGCTTTGTTGATCGCGGCGGAAGTAAAAGCTAGAGCAACTGGAGTTGCAACTGCAGCAGGCCATTTGGCTGAAGTGAGAGCGCGCGCGAGCACAACAGGTGAAACGGTAGCACAGATCACCGCGCAATTGCAAGGCTTGTCGGTGGATCAATTCGTACAAGAAGTGTGGAAAGAACGCCTACGCGAACTGCCGTTGGAATTTAAAATGTGGGACGATTGTTTGCGGACCGGCATGTTCCCAAATATTTCAGCAACGGTAAAAGGACAGGTTACTTTTCAAACATTAGTTGGCGCGTCAAATGGTTCTGGGGCAATTTTTAAACCAACCGATCTGGTATACCCAATTTCTATGGATGAATTACAGCGTAATCCGAAACTTACCCAAAACGAAGGTTATCAAGCGCCTTAG
- a CDS encoding SusC/RagA family TonB-linked outer membrane protein has translation MRNIDKLKPSKGKLWVLSLAVLATSYGHVQANAKSINMKPSLSLVKQQTVRGRVTDATTGKPIAGVTVAVKGTDVATQTDEQGNYSLQASVGQMVTTSFVGYQTLELPVGTGDLNFPLTSNSELLDDVVVVGYGTMRKSDVTGSISMVKGQDMIKNQSFSALDNLRGQAAGVNVYSNSSQPGAYANRVVIRGTASINSSSSPLYVVDGVVMENFHLVNPNDIERMEVLKDASSAAIYGARGANGVILVTTKRGNKDGTRSISYQGSASVSSPQRYMDLLNAEEWVQAFMIGLENENRYMPDKYNWSLDRKDWFNDPNYFDSNGNPLYNTDWQREATRTVVSQNHQLNIQQGDEKSSVGAFINYTDQQGVVNNTYNKRVNGKLAYDSKVKDWLSTSINLTANHTYGRFTPEDGGGQEARRTMIEMLPWLPVYQPDGQYSFSGSSTVNGVLGFEGMSNPVAILDLQERMRANTQIFGNAALTFHLADGLDLKTQYGVDKQRRQYRGYSSVLLHNISRPNGWAQIENEDIFYWQQETYLSYNKQFNNHRINAVAGLSWQGREREFSMNRTEGFTNDFFKWNNMAAGSLPQAPQSAYERWGMNSYFMRAAYTLNDKYSATVTGRYDGSSRFGANNKFGFFPSMGLAWVASKESFLADVSWLNNLKLRSSIGITGNSEIAPYQSIGRAINNTQLLGGTRVSTSYLGNLRNDDLKWEKTTTIDGGFELALFQNRLNFDISYYNRRTTDLLLQAPLPNASGFEFVTQNIGAVNNKGFDIMISGAPIRNENFQWTSTINMNYNQNRVVQLANNNADILQNSFVSGPNSVIRVGENLNSFYGYRREGIYTEADFENGDITREQIGRPKRSANQEILGKGIPDWSGSFINTFNYKNFDMTVDMQVVYGVETLQQFYHSTYDRFGITNGLSEILTDAYSPSNPNTMQQAIFLTNGGHAGQDTRIDSSWIVDGSFLRFNLIQLGYSFDSSWAERLGISGLRVYASANNPWLITSKDFKGYDPESTSTGDGNKFGQNVTFFSYPRAKTFTFGLNLTL, from the coding sequence ATGCGGAACATTGACAAATTAAAGCCGTCCAAGGGAAAACTATGGGTTCTCTCTTTGGCCGTATTGGCGACCAGCTATGGTCATGTTCAAGCCAATGCTAAATCAATCAACATGAAGCCTTCCTTAAGTCTTGTCAAACAGCAAACTGTTCGCGGACGTGTTACGGATGCAACAACCGGAAAGCCGATTGCGGGTGTGACCGTTGCGGTGAAGGGCACTGATGTTGCTACACAAACTGACGAACAGGGGAATTACAGCTTGCAAGCAAGTGTTGGACAAATGGTGACAACCTCGTTTGTAGGTTATCAAACGCTGGAATTGCCCGTGGGTACGGGAGACCTAAACTTTCCATTGACTTCCAACAGTGAACTGCTGGATGACGTTGTCGTCGTGGGTTATGGAACCATGCGTAAATCGGATGTAACCGGTTCCATTTCTATGGTGAAGGGACAGGATATGATCAAGAATCAAAGCTTTAGTGCTTTGGACAACCTACGCGGACAGGCTGCTGGTGTGAATGTATATTCCAACTCTAGCCAGCCCGGTGCGTATGCAAACCGCGTAGTAATCCGTGGTACGGCTTCGATCAACTCTTCTTCCAGCCCGCTTTATGTAGTGGATGGCGTGGTGATGGAAAATTTTCACCTAGTAAATCCGAATGATATCGAGCGTATGGAAGTATTGAAAGACGCTTCATCTGCGGCCATCTATGGTGCTCGCGGTGCGAATGGCGTCATCCTTGTGACGACAAAGCGGGGGAATAAAGACGGCACGAGATCTATTAGCTACCAAGGATCGGCCAGTGTGAGTTCTCCACAACGCTATATGGATCTCTTGAATGCAGAAGAGTGGGTACAAGCATTTATGATAGGTTTGGAAAATGAAAACCGTTATATGCCTGATAAATACAATTGGTCTTTGGATCGTAAAGATTGGTTTAATGATCCAAACTATTTCGATTCCAATGGTAATCCATTGTATAATACCGATTGGCAAAGGGAAGCAACTCGCACTGTTGTTTCTCAAAATCATCAGCTTAATATCCAACAAGGTGATGAAAAATCTTCTGTGGGTGCTTTCATTAATTATACCGATCAGCAAGGGGTCGTGAATAACACCTACAACAAGCGTGTGAACGGTAAATTGGCTTACGATTCGAAAGTGAAAGATTGGCTTTCTACAAGTATAAACTTAACGGCGAACCATACTTACGGCCGTTTTACACCAGAAGATGGCGGTGGGCAAGAGGCACGTCGTACGATGATCGAGATGTTGCCTTGGTTGCCGGTTTATCAGCCAGACGGACAATATAGTTTTTCTGGTTCATCAACAGTCAATGGTGTTCTAGGCTTCGAAGGGATGTCCAATCCAGTTGCTATCTTAGATCTACAAGAAAGAATGCGCGCCAATACGCAAATTTTTGGTAATGCAGCGTTGACTTTCCATTTGGCTGATGGCCTAGATTTGAAAACCCAATATGGTGTAGATAAGCAAAGGAGACAGTACCGTGGCTATTCTTCCGTATTGCTACACAATATTTCTCGTCCAAACGGTTGGGCACAGATTGAAAACGAAGATATCTTCTACTGGCAACAAGAAACCTATTTGAGCTACAATAAGCAATTTAACAATCATCGTATTAATGCGGTAGCTGGTTTATCTTGGCAAGGGCGGGAGCGCGAATTTAGTATGAATCGTACAGAAGGCTTTACTAACGATTTCTTTAAATGGAATAATATGGCGGCTGGTTCTTTACCGCAGGCACCACAATCTGCTTACGAACGTTGGGGTATGAATTCTTACTTTATGCGTGCTGCCTACACATTAAATGATAAATATTCGGCTACGGTTACAGGTCGTTATGATGGTTCGTCTCGCTTCGGTGCGAATAACAAGTTCGGCTTCTTCCCATCTATGGGTTTGGCTTGGGTCGCATCTAAGGAATCATTCTTAGCAGATGTCTCTTGGTTAAACAATCTGAAATTACGCAGTAGCATTGGTATCACCGGTAACTCCGAAATTGCACCTTATCAATCCATTGGTAGAGCCATTAACAATACGCAACTGTTAGGCGGTACGCGTGTGTCAACATCTTACTTAGGTAATTTACGTAATGACGACTTGAAGTGGGAGAAAACAACAACGATCGATGGTGGTTTCGAATTAGCGTTGTTTCAAAATCGTTTGAACTTTGATATCTCCTACTACAATCGGAGAACGACAGATTTGCTTTTGCAAGCGCCACTTCCAAATGCATCTGGATTTGAGTTCGTAACACAGAATATTGGTGCGGTAAACAACAAAGGATTTGATATTATGATCAGCGGAGCACCCATTCGTAATGAAAATTTCCAATGGACATCTACGATCAATATGAACTACAACCAGAATCGTGTCGTTCAATTGGCAAACAATAACGCAGATATTCTTCAAAATAGCTTTGTATCTGGTCCAAACAGTGTTATTCGTGTTGGAGAAAACTTAAATAGTTTCTATGGATACCGTCGCGAGGGTATATATACCGAGGCAGATTTTGAGAATGGCGACATTACCAGGGAACAAATAGGTAGACCAAAGCGCTCGGCAAATCAGGAAATCTTGGGTAAAGGGATTCCAGATTGGTCAGGAAGTTTTATCAATACATTCAACTATAAGAATTTTGATATGACGGTTGATATGCAGGTTGTCTATGGTGTCGAGACTTTACAACAATTCTATCACTCTACTTACGATCGTTTTGGTATCACCAATGGTTTGAGCGAAATTTTGACGGATGCTTATAGTCCATCGAATCCAAACACAATGCAACAAGCTATTTTCTTGACTAATGGTGGTCACGCTGGTCAGGATACGCGTATCGATTCTTCTTGGATCGTGGATGGTTCATTCCTACGTTTTAACCTGATTCAGCTAGGTTATTCGTTCGACTCATCATGGGCAGAACGTTTGGGTATCTCTGGATTGCGTGTTTATGCTAGTGCGAATAACCCATGGTTAATCACTTCCAAAGACTTTAAAGGATATGATCCTGAAAGTACGTCTACCGGTGATGGAAATAAATTCGGTCAAAATGTGACGTTCTTCTCTTATCCGCGAGCAAAGACATTCACTTTCGGTTTGAATCTAACGTTGTAA
- the nrdI gene encoding class Ib ribonucleoside-diphosphate reductase assembly flavoprotein NrdI, producing the protein MVHLYYDSKTGNVQRFINKVIQITGWQAHKIEEDLNVREAGHLVTFTTKLGCVPDKTQSFMDSYASKIFSVTSSGNRNWGKNFGLAADKISEDYDVPLAMKFELSGTMEDINQFIDIIKHQYNDSKRGSQKLDIA; encoded by the coding sequence ATGGTCCATTTATATTACGATTCAAAAACTGGAAACGTACAACGTTTTATCAACAAGGTGATTCAAATCACTGGTTGGCAGGCCCACAAAATTGAGGAAGACCTCAATGTGCGGGAAGCAGGACACTTGGTAACCTTTACAACCAAGCTAGGCTGTGTACCTGACAAAACGCAATCGTTTATGGATAGCTATGCCAGCAAGATTTTTTCGGTAACGTCTAGCGGAAATAGAAATTGGGGCAAGAACTTCGGACTTGCTGCAGACAAGATTTCTGAAGATTACGACGTACCATTGGCCATGAAATTCGAACTTTCGGGAACCATGGAGGACATCAATCAATTTATTGACATTATTAAACACCAATACAATGATAGCAAACGAGGTAGCCAAAAATTGGATATTGCTTAA
- the nrdF gene encoding class 1b ribonucleoside-diphosphate reductase subunit beta has translation MSKQFTAVNWNTPDNDYVLMFWEQNIKQFWIDTEYIPSKDIDSWKGLSWDMKECYKKALGGLTLLDTLQSHTGMPKIIDHISSLQNKAVLSYMCMMEAIHAKSYSTIFTTVSTTNEINDVFGWVKENKFLQYKAATIDKYYRAIDKESVTDEELFMALAGSVLLESFLFYSGFFLPLWLCGQGQMVASADIIKKIVADESIHGVFVGLIAQEVYSRLPNKEEVKARFLNLLNDLYENELKYTEELYTVVGLTAEVKEYVRYNGNKALMNLGFDPIFEVKQVNPIVLNGLNTETTQHDFFSKKSTNYEKAMEIVHLKDDDFKMEVAIEI, from the coding sequence ATGAGCAAACAATTTACCGCCGTAAACTGGAATACACCAGATAACGATTACGTTCTGATGTTCTGGGAACAGAATATCAAACAATTTTGGATCGATACCGAATATATACCATCCAAAGATATTGACAGCTGGAAAGGCTTAAGCTGGGACATGAAAGAATGCTACAAAAAGGCATTGGGAGGTTTAACCCTATTGGATACGCTACAAAGCCATACGGGAATGCCAAAAATCATCGATCATATCAGTTCTCTACAGAATAAGGCGGTGTTATCGTATATGTGTATGATGGAAGCTATCCACGCAAAATCATATTCCACGATCTTTACTACCGTATCCACCACCAACGAGATCAACGATGTATTTGGCTGGGTAAAGGAAAACAAATTCTTGCAATACAAGGCGGCGACCATTGACAAATACTACCGCGCAATCGATAAAGAGAGCGTAACCGACGAAGAACTGTTCATGGCCTTAGCCGGATCGGTATTATTGGAGTCTTTCCTATTCTATTCGGGCTTCTTCCTGCCATTATGGTTATGCGGACAGGGACAAATGGTGGCTTCGGCAGATATCATCAAGAAAATCGTTGCGGATGAGTCTATCCACGGAGTATTCGTTGGCTTGATCGCTCAAGAGGTATACAGCCGCCTACCAAATAAAGAGGAAGTGAAAGCTCGTTTCTTAAACCTGTTGAACGATCTTTACGAAAATGAATTGAAATACACCGAAGAGCTATATACAGTTGTTGGTTTGACTGCTGAAGTAAAAGAATATGTGCGTTACAATGGAAACAAAGCCTTGATGAACCTAGGCTTTGACCCAATCTTTGAAGTAAAGCAGGTTAACCCTATTGTGTTGAACGGCTTGAATACCGAAACAACACAACACGACTTTTTCTCGAAAAAATCAACCAACTACGAGAAAGCTATGGAAATCGTTCATTTAAAAGACGACGATTTCAAGATGGAAGTTGCTATTGAGATTTAA